In one Pseudomonas sp. R84 genomic region, the following are encoded:
- the cysM gene encoding cysteine synthase CysM codes for MTLQYPTIADCVGNTPLVRLQRLPGATSNTLLLKLEGNNPAGSVKDRPALSMITRAELRGQIHAGDTLIEATSGNTGIALAMAAAIKGYKMILIMPDNSSAERKAAMTAYGAELILVSQEEGMEGARDLAQRMEAEGRGKVLDQFANGDNPEAHYTTTGPEIWRQTQGTITHFVSSMGTTGTIMGVSRYLKEQSDSVQIVGLQPMEGSAIPGIRRWPQEYLPKIYQADRVDRIVDMAQSEAEDVTRRLAREEGIFCGVSSGGAVAAMLRLSKEVENAVIVAIICDRGDRYLSTGIFDAPN; via the coding sequence ATGACCCTGCAGTACCCAACCATCGCCGATTGCGTCGGCAACACTCCGCTGGTGCGTTTGCAGCGCCTGCCCGGTGCTACCAGCAACACCCTATTGCTCAAGCTCGAAGGGAACAACCCGGCGGGTTCGGTCAAGGACCGTCCGGCGTTGTCGATGATCACTCGCGCCGAGTTGCGCGGGCAGATCCACGCCGGCGATACGCTGATCGAAGCGACCTCGGGCAACACCGGGATCGCGCTGGCCATGGCCGCCGCGATCAAGGGTTATAAAATGATCCTGATCATGCCGGACAACTCCAGCGCCGAGCGCAAAGCGGCAATGACCGCGTACGGTGCCGAGCTGATTCTGGTCAGCCAGGAAGAAGGCATGGAAGGCGCGCGCGACCTCGCCCAGCGGATGGAAGCCGAAGGCCGTGGCAAGGTGCTCGATCAGTTCGCCAATGGCGACAATCCTGAGGCGCACTACACCACCACCGGTCCGGAAATCTGGCGTCAGACCCAGGGCACCATCACCCATTTCGTCAGTTCGATGGGCACCACCGGCACCATCATGGGCGTGTCGCGCTACTTGAAAGAGCAGAGCGACAGCGTGCAGATCGTTGGTCTGCAACCGATGGAAGGCTCGGCCATTCCGGGTATCCGCCGCTGGCCGCAGGAATACCTGCCGAAGATTTATCAGGCTGATCGTGTTGATCGCATCGTCGACATGGCGCAAAGCGAGGCCGAAGACGTCACCCGGCGTCTGGCCCGTGAAGAAGGCATTTTCTGCGGCGTGTCCTCGGGTGGTGCGGTGGCAGCGATGCTGCGCCTGTCCAAAGAAGTTGAAAACGCGGTGATCGTTGCGATCATCTGCGACCGTGGCGACCGTTACCTGTCGACCGGCATTTTCGACGCGCCCAACTGA
- a CDS encoding response regulator transcription factor — protein sequence MTPVSGQPRILSIEDDPVLGAYVHEHLGRSGFQVTWCQNGQEGLSIAKRQPFDVVLMDILLPGMDGLNVLTQLRQSHSTPVLLMSALGAEADRISGFRLGADDYLPKPFSMAELHVRIEAILRRVALDRRPAEPAMPVAAGTLRFDDEQCDVFFREQPAGLTRSEYRLLETLNRNDEEVLSKAFLYQHVLQRGYAAHDRSLDMHISQIRRKLKAIGYTEREVRTVWGKGYVLSAADETL from the coding sequence ATGACTCCTGTTTCCGGCCAGCCACGCATTCTTTCCATCGAAGACGATCCGGTGCTCGGCGCCTATGTTCACGAACATCTGGGCCGCAGCGGCTTTCAGGTGACCTGGTGCCAGAACGGCCAGGAAGGCCTGAGCATCGCCAAACGCCAGCCGTTCGACGTGGTGCTGATGGATATTCTGTTGCCGGGCATGGATGGTTTGAATGTGCTGACGCAGTTGCGCCAGAGTCATTCGACGCCAGTGCTGTTGATGTCGGCCCTCGGTGCCGAGGCGGATCGCATCAGCGGTTTCCGTCTGGGCGCCGATGACTATTTGCCCAAACCCTTCAGCATGGCCGAGTTGCATGTGCGCATCGAAGCGATCCTGCGTCGGGTTGCGCTGGATCGGCGCCCGGCCGAGCCTGCGATGCCCGTAGCCGCCGGTACGCTGAGGTTCGATGACGAACAGTGCGATGTGTTTTTCCGCGAGCAACCCGCCGGGCTGACCCGCAGCGAATACCGTTTGCTGGAAACCCTCAATCGCAATGACGAGGAAGTGCTGAGCAAAGCCTTCCTTTATCAGCACGTTCTGCAGCGCGGCTACGCGGCCCACGACCGCAGTCTCGACATGCACATCAGCCAGATCCGCCGCAAACTGAAAGCCATCGGTTACACCGAACGTGAAGTGCGCACTGTTTGGGGCAAGGGTTATGTCTTGAGTGCAGCAGATGAAACGCTCTGA
- a CDS encoding sensor histidine kinase, with translation MKRSELPGRHSLFWKLAFLLVAFCLLMIWLSWSWGRYMEERNQFLSDEARGTLTRYAAQAEQAWQHGGRSGVDDWLQSMELREASWVGVIGGNLQSLSTDPLNEQEIQHLTFLRGLDWPIHKQNRPWLRIPFPKEPSAGSLVIELPERFLPGKYRLFWRVITNGVIPGLFTLLLCVGLYRLLVVPLNNLREQANAWRADQLNVRLSSGITQRPDELGELARAFDSMSERLQSTVALQQQLLRDLSHELRTPLSRLRVASESEQGLVQLRERIGREVDGMQRLVGDTLQLAWLDTDRTPLPEEAIQIQALWEMLTDNACYESGWPSLQLQCSVEASCWVRGNLNTLAQALENILRNAIRHSPAGGIVRLDGRRDGDFWHLWLEDQGGGVAEADLERIFSPFTRLDGSRPGDGGFGLGLSIARNAVQRQGGSIWSENGGAGLRLNLRLLADDCVAPSDAFASRLAPTLELGSPQIV, from the coding sequence ATGAAACGCTCTGAACTGCCGGGGCGGCATTCACTGTTCTGGAAACTGGCGTTTCTGCTGGTGGCGTTTTGTCTGCTGATGATTTGGCTGAGCTGGTCGTGGGGACGTTATATGGAGGAGCGCAATCAGTTCCTCTCCGACGAGGCACGCGGCACTCTGACTCGTTACGCCGCGCAAGCGGAACAGGCGTGGCAGCACGGCGGACGCAGCGGTGTCGATGACTGGTTGCAGAGCATGGAGTTGCGCGAAGCCAGTTGGGTCGGCGTCATCGGCGGCAACTTGCAGTCGCTGAGCACTGATCCGCTGAATGAACAGGAGATCCAGCATCTGACTTTCCTGCGCGGTCTCGACTGGCCGATCCACAAACAGAACCGGCCGTGGCTGCGCATACCTTTCCCTAAAGAGCCGTCCGCCGGCAGCCTGGTGATCGAATTGCCCGAGCGATTTCTGCCGGGTAAATATCGGTTGTTCTGGCGCGTCATCACCAACGGCGTGATCCCGGGGTTGTTTACTTTGCTGCTGTGCGTCGGTCTCTATCGTCTTCTGGTAGTGCCGCTGAACAACTTGCGCGAACAGGCCAACGCCTGGCGCGCCGACCAGTTGAATGTGCGGTTGTCGAGCGGCATCACCCAGCGTCCGGATGAACTTGGAGAGCTGGCGCGAGCGTTCGACTCGATGTCCGAGCGCCTGCAATCGACCGTGGCTCTGCAACAGCAACTGCTGCGTGATCTGTCCCACGAATTGCGCACGCCGCTGAGCCGCTTGCGTGTCGCCAGTGAAAGCGAACAGGGTCTGGTGCAACTGCGCGAGCGCATCGGTCGTGAAGTTGACGGTATGCAAAGACTGGTCGGAGACACCTTGCAACTGGCCTGGCTCGATACCGACCGCACGCCGCTGCCCGAGGAAGCGATCCAGATTCAGGCCCTGTGGGAAATGCTCACGGATAACGCCTGTTATGAAAGCGGCTGGCCGAGTCTGCAATTGCAGTGTTCGGTCGAGGCGTCGTGTTGGGTGCGTGGCAACCTGAATACGCTGGCGCAGGCGCTGGAGAACATTTTGCGCAACGCCATTCGGCATTCGCCTGCGGGTGGGATTGTGCGTCTTGACGGACGGCGCGATGGCGATTTCTGGCACCTGTGGCTGGAAGATCAGGGTGGCGGCGTAGCGGAAGCTGATCTGGAACGGATCTTCTCGCCGTTCACCCGGCTGGATGGCTCGCGGCCCGGGGACGGTGGTTTTGGTTTGGGGCTGAGCATTGCGCGCAATGCCGTGCAGCGTCAGGGCGGAAGTATTTGGTCGGAGAATGGCGGGGCGGGATTGCGGCTGAATTTACGGTTGCTGGCGGATGATTGTGTTGCGCCGTCTGACGCTTTCGCGAGCAGGCTTGCTCCCACATTGGAACTCGGTTCGCCGCAGATTGTGTGA
- the rlmD gene encoding 23S rRNA (uracil(1939)-C(5))-methyltransferase RlmD codes for MAKHERGLRFQPTGGSKAVQIPTGKKQRLSIERLANDGRGIAFFEGKTWFVLGALAGEEVEARVLGAHGKVVEARTERVFKASELRRPAPCQHAGRCGGCSVQHLPHDEQLALKQRMLAEQLSRVAGVEPEEWAAPLTGPEFGYRRRARIAVRWDMKAKKLEVGFRAAGSQDIVAINECPVLVQPLQPIMTRLPEMLRRLSKPQALGHVELFSGSSLAVLLRHMAPLSEADLTILKDFCQFHQAQLWLHGEGEPQPVDATQSLGYRLEQWNLDLAYRPGDFIQVNAGVNEAMVAQALDWLKPGSDERVLDLFCGLGNFALPLAKAVREVVAVEGVQTMVDRAEANAAGNNLHNTKFFQADLSQPLTDAQWIGNGFSAVLLDPPRDGAFEVVRKLATLGARRLVYVSCNPATLARDTVELIKQGYRLKRAGILDMFPQTAHVEAMALFEASQDGSSESA; via the coding sequence ATGGCCAAGCACGAGAGAGGCCTGCGCTTCCAGCCCACTGGCGGCAGCAAGGCCGTGCAAATCCCGACCGGCAAAAAGCAGCGCTTGAGCATCGAGCGCCTGGCCAATGACGGGCGCGGTATCGCGTTTTTCGAAGGCAAAACCTGGTTCGTCCTCGGCGCCCTTGCCGGTGAAGAGGTCGAAGCGCGGGTGCTCGGCGCCCACGGCAAAGTGGTCGAGGCGCGTACCGAGCGCGTGTTCAAGGCCAGCGAACTGCGCCGCCCGGCACCGTGTCAGCACGCCGGCCGTTGCGGCGGTTGCAGCGTCCAGCATTTGCCCCACGACGAACAGCTTGCCCTGAAACAGCGCATGCTCGCCGAGCAATTGTCGCGTGTGGCCGGTGTCGAACCTGAAGAGTGGGCAGCACCGCTGACCGGCCCGGAATTCGGCTATCGCCGTCGCGCCCGGATTGCAGTGCGCTGGGACATGAAGGCGAAGAAACTCGAAGTGGGTTTCCGTGCCGCCGGCAGTCAGGACATCGTCGCCATCAACGAATGCCCGGTGCTGGTACAGCCCTTGCAACCGATCATGACCCGTTTGCCGGAGATGCTCCGTCGGCTGAGCAAGCCGCAGGCGTTGGGGCATGTCGAGTTGTTCAGCGGCTCGTCACTGGCGGTATTGCTGCGGCATATGGCGCCGTTGTCCGAAGCGGATCTGACCATCCTCAAGGACTTCTGCCAGTTCCATCAAGCGCAGTTGTGGCTGCATGGCGAAGGTGAGCCACAACCGGTGGATGCGACTCAGTCGCTGGGCTATCGCCTGGAACAGTGGAATCTGGATCTGGCGTACCGGCCGGGCGACTTTATCCAGGTCAATGCCGGCGTCAACGAAGCAATGGTGGCGCAGGCGCTGGACTGGTTGAAACCTGGCAGCGACGAGCGCGTGCTCGATCTGTTCTGCGGCCTGGGTAACTTTGCTTTGCCGCTGGCCAAAGCCGTGCGCGAAGTGGTGGCAGTTGAAGGCGTGCAGACCATGGTCGATCGCGCTGAAGCCAACGCCGCTGGTAACAATTTGCATAACACAAAGTTTTTTCAAGCCGATTTATCCCAGCCTTTGACCGATGCCCAGTGGATCGGAAACGGCTTTTCTGCGGTACTCTTGGACCCACCGCGTGACGGTGCTTTCGAGGTGGTTCGCAAGCTGGCGACCCTGGGTGCCAGACGGTTGGTGTATGTGTCGTGCAACCCTGCAACTCTGGCGCGCGACACGGTCGAATTGATCAAGCAGGGCTACCGGTTAAAACGTGCCGGGATTCTCGATATGTTTCCTCAGACGGCACATGTCGAGGCCATGGCGTTATTTGAAGCGAGCCAGGATGGCTCGTCTGAATCCGCCTGA